A genomic segment from Dechloromonas denitrificans encodes:
- a CDS encoding YchJ family protein, which produces MKPAAACPCGGGKPYAVCCGQLHSGAEIASTAEALMRSRYSAYVLNLAPYLLATWHASTRPSELDLSDDGTKWLGLNVKCHQAVDENHATVEFIARYRIGGRGYRLYEISRFVREDGRWFYVDGDLNPQEKNTA; this is translated from the coding sequence ATGAAGCCGGCAGCGGCTTGCCCCTGTGGCGGTGGCAAGCCTTACGCGGTTTGTTGCGGTCAACTGCATTCCGGGGCCGAAATCGCGTCGACCGCGGAAGCGCTGATGCGCTCGCGCTACAGCGCCTATGTGCTGAATCTGGCGCCTTACCTGCTGGCCACCTGGCACGCCTCGACGCGCCCGTCCGAACTCGATCTGAGTGACGACGGCACGAAGTGGCTGGGCCTTAACGTCAAGTGTCACCAGGCCGTCGATGAAAATCATGCGACGGTCGAATTCATCGCCCGCTACCGTATCGGCGGGCGCGGCTACCGACTCTATGAAATCAGCCGCTTCGTCCGCGAAGACGGGCGCTGGTTCTATGTCGATGGCGACCTCAATCCCCAGGAAAAGAACACCGCATGA
- a CDS encoding recombination-associated protein RdgC, which yields MWFKNLQLYRLPTPWNIDLAKFEELLGRGPFVKCPSNQPMSRGWVSPRRDGTLVFSLGRQWMIALSIEQRLLPSSVVNEEVKERADAMEAQQGYAPGRKQLKELRERVTEELMPRAFTRRRTTYAWIDPTNGWFCVDASSPAKAEEVIEHLRHCLDELPLSMVHTQISPQTAMADWLAGGEAPAGFTIDRDCELKAAGEEKSAVRYVKHPLDGEEISGEIKAHLASGKLPTKLALTWDDRISFVLGEKLEIKRLAFLDLLKEEAEKSAERADEQFDADFALMTGEFARFLPQVIEALGGEVVETP from the coding sequence ATGTGGTTTAAAAATCTCCAGCTGTACCGTCTGCCGACACCGTGGAATATCGATCTTGCCAAATTCGAGGAACTGCTCGGTCGCGGTCCCTTCGTCAAATGCCCGAGCAACCAGCCGATGTCGCGCGGCTGGGTGTCGCCGCGCCGTGACGGCACGCTGGTCTTCTCGCTCGGTCGTCAGTGGATGATCGCCCTGTCGATCGAGCAGCGCCTGCTGCCTTCGTCGGTGGTCAATGAAGAGGTCAAGGAACGGGCCGATGCGATGGAAGCCCAGCAGGGCTACGCCCCGGGTCGCAAGCAATTGAAGGAACTGCGCGAACGCGTTACCGAAGAACTGATGCCGCGCGCCTTCACCCGCCGCCGCACAACCTATGCCTGGATCGATCCGACCAACGGCTGGTTCTGTGTTGATGCCTCCAGCCCGGCCAAGGCCGAGGAAGTGATCGAGCATCTGCGCCATTGTCTCGACGAACTGCCGCTCAGCATGGTCCATACCCAGATTTCGCCGCAGACCGCGATGGCCGACTGGCTGGCGGGCGGTGAAGCGCCTGCCGGTTTCACCATCGACCGCGATTGCGAACTCAAGGCGGCCGGCGAAGAAAAGTCAGCCGTGCGCTACGTCAAGCATCCGCTCGATGGCGAGGAAATCAGCGGCGAGATCAAGGCCCACCTGGCCAGCGGCAAATTGCCGACGAAGCTGGCCCTGACCTGGGACGACCGGATTTCCTTCGTGCTCGGCGAAAAGCTTGAAATCAAGCGTCTCGCTTTCCTTGACCTGCTCAAGGAAGAGGCCGAAAAGAGCGCCGAGCGCGCCGACGAGCAATTCGATGCCGATTTCGCGCTGATGACCGGCGAATTCGCCCGTTTCCTGCCGCAAGTCATCGAGGCCCTGGGCGGCGAAGTCGTCGAGACACCATGA
- a CDS encoding bacteriohemerythrin: MQIVWNSSMETGIRTIDRQHEELIGMINELAAILETRPDQATLEDILRRLKAYVIFHFSTEESLLANLPDQQEHALAHLAMHREFARQLAAQGETLRADDAAALQGLLDYLQSWLLNHILKTDRQLGQLLNRQVVESAGIERVVSR; this comes from the coding sequence ATGCAGATTGTCTGGAACAGCAGCATGGAAACCGGTATCCGTACCATTGATCGGCAGCATGAAGAGCTGATCGGCATGATCAATGAGCTGGCGGCCATCCTTGAGACCCGCCCCGATCAGGCGACGCTGGAGGATATTCTCCGGCGCCTCAAGGCCTATGTCATTTTTCATTTCAGCACCGAGGAGAGCCTGCTGGCCAATTTGCCCGATCAGCAGGAGCATGCCCTGGCCCATCTGGCCATGCATCGCGAGTTTGCCAGGCAACTTGCTGCGCAGGGCGAAACGCTCCGGGCCGACGATGCGGCGGCACTGCAAGGCCTGCTCGATTATCTCCAAAGCTGGCTGCTTAACCACATCCTGAAAACCGATCGGCAGCTGGGGCAGTTGCTGAATCGGCAGGTCGTCGAATCTGCCGGTATCGAGCGGGTTGTTTCGCGCTAA